The genomic region taaaatgtttagtatTTCATTCAAACTTGTCCTGAACCTTCACgatggatatattttttatttagataagaatgtcagacaaaaatattatcttgtataCAATGCAATTTTTTTCATAGTCAGTCACTATTCTTGCTGTAATGTGGATTGTTATAAATCCCTATTTAATGATGGGATGATAAGCTTCAAACTTGGCTTGATTACATTGAATACTTTAATTCTTGACCTTAAGAAACAATGGATTGCTATATGGACGAATGGAcgctgtatgaaatataaatgaaaatgatatttttttatcattacagGGTAGACAAGATATATGGTTTTTTGAATGGGGACAACGAGCTGAAGAAGAAATACCTAAAATTTTCCTTCTAAATAAAATGGCGGAGGTAATTGgcgaaatttattataaatatcttatataattttgaaattataatgatcagacaaaaaaaagtatatatatatctttctgTCAATAGATTCTTAGTGAAACCCGAACTGGGCAATATTACACACCCATGCCTATGAAAGCAGATCAATGtcgcacacgcttgtgcacaTTCATGTGTCCTGCGTTTAGACGATTCCAATATATAGGCATAGCGTAGCTGGTTAGTGCCAGCCAATGTTTAACATGGCCGCCGTGCCTGAAATGAGATGTTAAGTTATTGGTATCagcaataaaactttttttttcaggcATTCAATGTAGAACCTGAATATTGGACAGAACAATACAATAAGGCGACGGGAAATGAAAATGATGAAGACAGTATTGAATAAATAAGTTTtcgttaatatgttttattattctgTTATCGATAGACCTGTAAGTAGTGAGGGACacggttaattatttttattttgacttatTTGCTGACGTGACTTAACCAATTCGTTGcaaccttattattttttaaacttcgtGCACGGTCTAAAGGTAATAATTAGATGCAGAGCCAGTTGCATCATGTTCTTGCTTATTTCTAAGTTCTTTCGAGTTATAGAAAGACAAAAGTGGTCTATAAGACTATAGACATCTGACCTAATTTTAGTGTAATATGGTATTTAAAGATAGGGTTAAggcaataattttaacaattacttGTATGGGTGACAAATAGAAATGAAATAGATTTCaaacatttgaattttgaacCTCATCATTGCTTCTGATGATTTAATTGATATCGTATATTACTCAGTTAAAAAACCTGTTTTTAAAGATTATGTATCAGTAAattcaaataagaataaaaagtagttttttaaaaaactactttaaatttatattattactaattttaagtgatggtaattataattgtttttttttttgtcattttacaataattcttatttatatattctataactaaaactaaaataaaaacaaaatacgcattacaaatttatagaaaagacGCGccatctaaaagattgtcctgtggcattgtacccaagacgctggtaTTGCCTCTGCAAATTTGGGCTTTGACCACAGCATCGATTCTCGCTACTTTAGAACCGAACGGTTTCAGCAGAGATGATAGCAACATTAGTGCCACGGTCAATGGGACGTGTTCCTGTGTGGGATGCGACTTGCGTAGATACGCTGGcagtatctcatatcaagaatacgtctcgtaaagccagtgcagccgctgaagctACTGAAATACTTAAGCGCACCAAATATTCACCTTAATCCAACTAATATGAATTTGCGgagctgggttttgaaacattaggtccatggtggtctgataataaaaaaaatataaaagatctctctaagaaactggtccataATTCTGGTGACCGAAGAGCTGGCGCTAATTTAGCCTAAAGACTGAGTCTAGTGATggtaattatcaaaattaattgtaaagaaaaactATGCAACAATGCCAtcttgtatttatgtattacgtTTTCATATACGAAACGATCCGTCGTTATAATAAATCTGAAAGGATATCGTGAAACTTTGCCGCTCGCACACAAAACAATTGGTCGTTGCTATCGATCATTTACTTGTTTAAGCGTAACAACAAAGACGTATCATTGCAAACtgaaactttaaaaatagaattgaaCTTTTATTCCTCACCTATATAGCGGTAAGTTTGATTcggttacaaaaaaaaattaaaacctatGAAGGTGTGGGCAAAGATAggctataaaaaaatcaatattcgtacctatgcaaatattttaaaggagTTAATGTTTCACCCAAAACACTGGCACATATATGAGAATGACGGAACGGATGTAcctaaaattattgaaattatcacCAAAAATACAGTGAAATCGTAGCCAGAGAAACTATTAGTTTCTACGCCGCAGTgatgatttccttctcacttacacgagaaggagaacgaaaattacgttataaatgttttagacagagatagaattattaaatcttttgtcctttatcgcgtaaccagttttatcaaggtcggctactcaagtagcgaaacaaactacACAGTTGGTGCcttcattgtgtttattgttaaatttttgcttatatttatgttagaaaatgattctaatccagtgaaaaaGTGACAGacaaacaatccttatatcatatcgaagatcATACAATGGTGCATTATCGTATTATTTCACGTTAAAGAAGAAAATTCCCGGCGTGCATTTTGACGCGTAAGTGATTTGATGggtttgtccctaaatatagtttctcagtgatgattatttatgccatagcatgacgcaACCTTATGTCGCATTAGAATCCTGAAGACAATAGGATTTtctagtttttatcattcataacctataattatttatcttgtaaGTGCTGCCAACGTCGATTCGTCTACAATGTAATCAAGTAAATATGGAGTTCAATAATAGCCTCGTGAAAGTGCTtcgttatctataaatataatattttaatttattctttctccTATTTGTAATTTCCaaatgacaacattatttaacatctttctttaatttataatattatgcataccgagtcaagaggttaacatagaaatatatgtggtaagcattctttattaataatttaattgagtgttttagatttcaacatctgaggagaatgccaATTCAGTACCATCAACATCTAAGTGTCAATTTTTAAGAtaactcaaaaataaaaaccaccAGAAGAAAATTGCAATTGCCTGAAAAGGAAGACATagcaaaaaagaaaaacaaaagctgattttaaaaaatcttaggctgttacaaattaaaaaaaaatgcttactgTCTCTAATTTTTTAGGAAAATAAATAGGCGCCTTATTAAACAGAATACTAAATTATCAGATATTATTCCAGATCTTAATCAAATCCTAAAATCCTAAAAAGCAAACAATGCTACGATTTGGTTGTacttggaaaacaaaaaaatatttttaataatatttttagtcatattaaaaaaatgtataataaatattaaaaagtgaaattttaaaaaactcgttttgttttaattaattcctgaaaaatatttatctcccaaaacagggaatgctgTTACtctggcaacattatacgcaacaTTGAAAAATTATCTCGTTCTCAATTGCTTTTGCGGTTTTACGGTCCCTTGGTCGATTAGATTTTTTGTCTACGGGTAAAATAAAGTACAGTCAGACAAACAAAAATCGAATGGTCAAACACAATGACACTGTCAATTTATCGTTACGATATTCAGGATTACAAGAGTTTTTGTTGCCATTTCCGATGTCGTCTACGATCAAGTAAATCGTTAACGATCTTAACAAACAACTATATATAAGGAACGATCCGTCGTTTCAGACTAATCGAAACGATCAGTCGTTTCGATTAGTCACGTGGTCATTGACCACGATcggtcaatttatatttttattgccatattaaaacaataaacgaAATAGGACGAAATAATACTCTAAAACGTAGTGAACGTAAAACGTTTATGTTCTCTGTAACGGAGTATTGATTatgattattgaaaatataatgtacatgGTACAATAGCTTTTtaaatgctaaaataaaaatactaaactatatatatattatatatctatggtAGGGGTTTAACATTGTGTTCTTTCTGAaggtatgtttaattttaaattttgcgtGCTTAATATCAATGATACACTAATTGGgacaagtattaaataaaaatattgtttttacacATTTCATATTGTTCTAGGCTCTAGCGGCGACGACGCAACAAGTAGGTAAGTGGAAAGTGGAGTTAAACAATAAAGTTTCAGCGTGCAATTtgctagtttatattttaacacaaattaataaaatcaagaaaGTTACACCGAATGTATTCAAATTAAAGCATTCGTTAACTACTTACTTGTCTAACTATGTTTGTCTAATTGTTATTTagattagaatttaaattatttttttcaatatgtacAGAAATATGTTTTCTAACCCGGGCTCCATTCATGATTTTCttcttaaaaacaattacattaataaaatatatgatgctCTTAAGAATGAAGATTTATCTGAAGTTGTAATGGTAACAAAGAAGATTATTGAAACGACTCAAGAATTAGATCCATTAAGCAAAATCTCAAAATGTAAAGAAACATCTGAAAAATATCGAGAAATGGGCAATAAGGCAtataatagcaataattatCAACACTGTTTGATGTTTTACAACCAAGCTCTACTTCATGCACCTAATAAAtcaaaagaatttaaattagcCTTGAGTAATAGATCTgcgttgtttttaaaattgaaagaatATAGGGCGTGCATTAAAGACATAAGCACATGTCTTCTATCCGAATGCCCCCCTGAAATTAttggtaaattaaataagagGATGGAGACAGCAACTAAGCTTATTAAATCTGAagaattaaaaacattcaataaaagTGTAGAAATTTCTATAAATTGTGACATAACTAGTAACATCCAAGTACCATGTGCTAGTACAGATGTTACGTTCACGGGATCAGTCTTGCCTAAAGTTTTAGCTTCAAAAGAAATCAAAGTTGGGACAGTAGTTGCATATGAAAAAGCATATGTGAGTTATACTGATCCTTTAAATGCCTTATTTGCATGCCATTATTGTCAAAGacaatcattaaatttaatcccATGCAATAATTGCACTGTTGCATTTTATTGTGATCAAGAATGCAAACTTCAATGTTTTACTGAATATCATAAATATGAGTGTTACTTGATGGATgcttataaaattgtttgtccAAATgctaagttatatttaatgataaagaGTCTTTTGAAATTGACAACAAAGTGTAATTCGTGGACAGAATTAATAAGAGAGTCTCAAAATATGGGGCTAGAGCGAATGAAAAAGAGCTCGATTGAGGAAATTTTTGATCGCAACAGCATATTCTCTGTCCTTAACATAAAAGATGACCGGCCATTCATTTACGGTTCtctttataatactagttttaTATGTGGGGTATTACTTCATTATATGGAATGTATACCATCATTCTTTCCAACTGATTCAA from Nymphalis io chromosome 11, ilAglIoxx1.1, whole genome shotgun sequence harbors:
- the LOC126771735 gene encoding uncharacterized protein LOC126771735 isoform X4, producing the protein MYRNMFSNPGSIHDFLLKNNYINKIYDALKNEDLSEVVMVTKKIIETTQELDPLSKISKCKETSEKYREMGNKAYNSNNYQHCLMFYNQALLHAPNKSKEFKLALSNRSALFLKLKEYRACIKDISTCLLSECPPEIIGKLNKRMETATKLIKSEELKTFNKSVEISINCDITSNIQVPCASTDVTFTGSVLPKVLASKEIKVGTVVAYEKAYVPQQSFQVVTNVTDGLSYIHQVKNYSIYSFIGKLKTSCNPNSFLINNNSKMILLAIRTIKSGEELTISSQQHWLDGDLGRHSRNINSYLCSGTVCDCPISNGEGSLRCKGQLSKSQRVFYNSLNVIEFHAKLKLSDVTEVFNYLLEIMDVLQDVPYSEEYDEIFKRFRKCIFYFEALKGNNVTLEKISFSSSGTRTGRCIDHSY
- the LOC126771735 gene encoding uncharacterized protein LOC126771735 isoform X2 produces the protein MFSNPGSIHDFLLKNNYINKIYDALKNEDLSEVVMVTKKIIETTQELDPLSKISKCKETSEKYREMGNKAYNSNNYQHCLMFYNQALLHAPNKSKEFKLALSNRSALFLKLKEYRACIKDISTCLLSECPPEIIGKLNKRMETATKLIKSEELKTFNKSVEISINCDITSNIQVPCASTDVTFTGSVLPKVLASKEIKVGTVVAYEKAYVSYTDPLNALFACHYCQRQSLNLIPCNNCTVAFYCDQECKLQCFTEYHKYECYLMDAYKIVCPNAKLYLMIKSLLKLTTKCNSWTELIRESQNMGLERMKKSSIEEIFDRNSIFSVLNIKDDRPFIYGSLYNTSFICGVLLHYMECIPSFFPTDSNLKQQAMRAVSRIMLFLCIHQVPQQSFQVVTNVTDGLSYIHQVKNYSIYSFIGKLKTSCNPNSFLINNNSKMILLAIRTIKSGEELTISSQQHWLDGDLGRHSRNINSYLCSGTVCDCPISNGEGSLRCKGQLSKSQRVFYNSLNVIEFHAKLKLSDVTEVFNYLLEIMDVLQDVPYSEEYDEIFKRFRKCIFYFEALKGNNVTLEKISFSSSGTRTGRCIDHSY
- the LOC126771735 gene encoding uncharacterized protein LOC126771735 isoform X1; the encoded protein is MYRNMFSNPGSIHDFLLKNNYINKIYDALKNEDLSEVVMVTKKIIETTQELDPLSKISKCKETSEKYREMGNKAYNSNNYQHCLMFYNQALLHAPNKSKEFKLALSNRSALFLKLKEYRACIKDISTCLLSECPPEIIGKLNKRMETATKLIKSEELKTFNKSVEISINCDITSNIQVPCASTDVTFTGSVLPKVLASKEIKVGTVVAYEKAYVSYTDPLNALFACHYCQRQSLNLIPCNNCTVAFYCDQECKLQCFTEYHKYECYLMDAYKIVCPNAKLYLMIKSLLKLTTKCNSWTELIRESQNMGLERMKKSSIEEIFDRNSIFSVLNIKDDRPFIYGSLYNTSFICGVLLHYMECIPSFFPTDSNLKQQAMRAVSRIMLFLCIHQVPQQSFQVVTNVTDGLSYIHQVKNYSIYSFIGKLKTSCNPNSFLINNNSKMILLAIRTIKSGEELTISSQQHWLDGDLGRHSRNINSYLCSGTVCDCPISNGEGSLRCKGQLSKSQRVFYNSLNVIEFHAKLKLSDVTEVFNYLLEIMDVLQDVPYSEEYDEIFKRFRKCIFYFEALKGNNVTLEKISFSSSGTRTGRCIDHSY
- the LOC126771735 gene encoding uncharacterized protein LOC126771735 isoform X3; the protein is MVTKKIIETTQELDPLSKISKCKETSEKYREMGNKAYNSNNYQHCLMFYNQALLHAPNKSKEFKLALSNRSALFLKLKEYRACIKDISTCLLSECPPEIIGKLNKRMETATKLIKSEELKTFNKSVEISINCDITSNIQVPCASTDVTFTGSVLPKVLASKEIKVGTVVAYEKAYVSYTDPLNALFACHYCQRQSLNLIPCNNCTVAFYCDQECKLQCFTEYHKYECYLMDAYKIVCPNAKLYLMIKSLLKLTTKCNSWTELIRESQNMGLERMKKSSIEEIFDRNSIFSVLNIKDDRPFIYGSLYNTSFICGVLLHYMECIPSFFPTDSNLKQQAMRAVSRIMLFLCIHQVPQQSFQVVTNVTDGLSYIHQVKNYSIYSFIGKLKTSCNPNSFLINNNSKMILLAIRTIKSGEELTISSQQHWLDGDLGRHSRNINSYLCSGTVCDCPISNGEGSLRCKGQLSKSQRVFYNSLNVIEFHAKLKLSDVTEVFNYLLEIMDVLQDVPYSEEYDEIFKRFRKCIFYFEALKGNNVTLEKISFSSSGTRTGRCIDHSY